A region of Haliotis asinina isolate JCU_RB_2024 chromosome 7, JCU_Hal_asi_v2, whole genome shotgun sequence DNA encodes the following proteins:
- the LOC137290835 gene encoding tetratricopeptide repeat protein 33-like codes for MTSFGWKRKTGAKVSKSTSSLFEENTKDDDEEVRSGDIDWISLAPKRRIISLEDALGKSERLKNEGCVLAESDRYWEAIKKWDEALHFNPLDCKVYEMKAQALMALNELYPAVSAARKAVEVCPTWWVGHQTLGRAQLNLGEVRLALHSFSTAVHLNPADQELWDEDLMWANSLMQQHKQAAETVRQQANKSTVTITEISDDPRAVCDSDQYMDKCDASVGDEGMAVKAYSRETADMANKIRRTGKLKSVPNNYVIMRDK; via the exons ATGACAAGTTTTGGATGGAAAAGAAAAACTGGTGCAAAAGTTTCCAAATCGACCTCATCATTATTCGAAGAGAACACTAAGGATGACGATGAAGAGGTTCGCAGTGGTGATATCGATTGGATTTCTTTGGCACCAAAGAGGAGAATTATTTCCCTGGAAGATGCTCTTGGCAAGAGTGAGAGACTAAAGAATGAAGGATGTGTTCTTGCAGAGTCTGACAG ATACTGGGAGGCCATCAAGAAATGGGATGAAGCACTCCACTTTAACCCACTTGACTGTAAGGTCTACGAGATGAAGGCCCAG GCTCTGATGGCACTGAATGAGTTGTACCCAGCCGTGTCTGCAGCAAGAAAGGCTGTGGAGGTCTGCCCCACCTGGTGGGTCGGTCATCAGACCCTGGGACGAGCACAACTCAACCTGGGAGAAGTGAGACTG GCTCTGCACAGTTTCTCCACGGCAGTTCACCTGAACCCTGCAGATCAGGAGCTGTGGGATGAAGACCTGATGTGGGCCAACTCCCTGATGCAACAACACAAACAAGCAGCTGAAACAGTCAGGCAGCAAGCAAACAAGTCCACTGTCACTATAACTGAAATTTCAGATGATCCCCGTGCTGTGTGTGACAGTGACCAGTATATGGACAAATGTGATGCCAGTGTTGGAGATGAGGGGATGGCAGTGAAGGCATACAGCAGGGAGACAGCGGACATGGCAAACAAGATAAGGAGGACTGGGAAGTTGAAATCTGTACCGAACAATTATGTGATCATGAGAGATAAATGA